The following nucleotide sequence is from Candidatus Saccharimonadales bacterium.
CTGACTAACGCTGACCGCCAGCTGGTTAAGACGCCCTCTGGGTCCTTGTACTTGGCAAAGAGGAATTCGGTGACAATCAGCTCAAGAACAGCATCGCCGAGAAATTCGAGACGCTCATTGTGCTCTTTAGTAGTGCTCCTGTGTTCGTTGACATATGAACGATGCGTGAAGGCCGTCACGAGCAACTGTGGATCGTTAAACTCAAAACCAAAAGCAGTCCGAGCAAATGATTGGTAACGTTCAAAGTCCTGCATCGCGTATCTTCTTCATCCCGATTAAGGTTAGTTTGCCGATATCGTCATACTCGATCATATCGAGGGCCTTATGGAGCGGAAACCAGCCGAGATCAGTCATCCAGCCGTCCTCGTCCTTTTTCAGCTTGTCGGTATCACCAAGCGCTTGGACCAGATAGACGTGCATGGTCATCAGAACAAGGCTGTTCTGTCGACGATAACGGAAGTGGACCTTGCCAAGCCAGTCGAGTACCTTCATCTCCTGAAGTCCGGTCTCTTCCCGAATCTCACGCTCAGCCGTGTCCCGCGTAATCTCGCCGACTTCGACATGTCCTTTGGCGATTGTCCAGCGATTTTTAAGATCCTGTGCCAACAGGATCTCTATCTGATTGTCCTTCGTCCGGCGAAAGATGATGCCCCCGGCTGTCGTCTCGCGAACGACTTCCTGAATGACAGGTCGGCGACGGTTGAAATACTTCTTGAACCGATCGAACTTAGGCTTTGGCGTCTGCATCATTTCTCGGCCGCCTCGGACGTCTTGGTGTCGCTCTCAGTACTCTTCTCGATGTAGCGCTTGTAGGCGGTACCGAGCACGCCGTTGATAAACTTTGACGAGTTATCGTTGCCGAATGCTTTGGCTAGTTCTATCGCTTCGTTGATAACTACCTTGGCTGGGACATCTTTGAAGTTTTGAAGCTCAAAGAGAGCCATCCGCAAGATAACCCGATCCGTCCTGGAGATCTGCTCGAGAGGCCACTCTGGGGCGATCGGCTGGAGCATGCCATCAAGTTTAGTCTGGTCTTTGACAGTACCTGTCACTAATTTGCTGACAAAGTCAGTATCTTGAACGGTATCGGTGTAGCGTTCAAGGTTGCGATCGACAATAGCCTCAATATCGAGGTTCTTATCTCCACACTGCAAACGGAAGTCGTACTCATAGAGCGACTGTAGTGCAATGATACGGCCGAGATGACGATTCGATGCCATGATACTCTATCGCAATGAGACCCTAACAAAAAGCTGGCCTTAAGGGTTACCCCTTAAGCGGGAGTCTTTTTGCCACTCTCTCGCTTAGTTGTGTAGGCCTTAACCGGCGAGGAAGCATTGACCCTCCGAGCCAACTTCAAAACGAGGTGACTGCGGCGACTCTTAGTACGTCGGGAGGTTTGCTTTTTTGCTCTTCCTATGGTCCCCATAGCGAAGCGAACTCCTGTTTAGTGTGGGTTTGTATAACTTGAAACTAGTCGTTTATTATACCGTATCAGAGAGAGAAATTCAAATTAGACGACTAAGTTAAGAAGCTTATTGGGCACGAATATGACTCGCTTGGCCTGCTTCCCTGCCAGGTGTTTGTCAACGTTGGGGTCCTCAAGGGCAAGACTCACAACCTCAGCTTCGGGAGCGCCCCGCTCGGCCATAATGGTTGTTCGCACCTTACCATTGACCTGGACAACAACCGCGACGGTATCGAGAGCCAGATATTTCTCATCGTACGATGGCCAGCTGTCCCGGTGGATGCTGGTTTCGTGGCCCAGTTGATACCAGAGTTCCTCGGAAATATGCGGCGCAAACGGCGCCACGCAGGCCACAAGACTCTCTAGCGCGTACTGCCAGGCCTCACTACGACTTAAATCGTTAGACTTCAGCTTATAAAGCTCGTTGAGACAGCTCATGATAGCGGCAATGGCGGTGTTATACCTATTGGCCTCGATCTCCTCTGTGACTTTCTTGACCATCTGGTTTGAGGCATACCGGACAGCTGCCTGATCGACGTTGGTAGCGTTCGACGTTTCTGA
It contains:
- a CDS encoding NUDIX domain-containing protein, with the translated sequence MMQTPKPKFDRFKKYFNRRRPVIQEVVRETTAGGIIFRRTKDNQIEILLAQDLKNRWTIAKGHVEVGEITRDTAEREIREETGLQEMKVLDWLGKVHFRYRRQNSLVLMTMHVYLVQALGDTDKLKKDEDGWMTDLGWFPLHKALDMIEYDDIGKLTLIGMKKIRDAGL
- the nusB gene encoding transcription antitermination factor NusB translates to MASNRHLGRIIALQSLYEYDFRLQCGDKNLDIEAIVDRNLERYTDTVQDTDFVSKLVTGTVKDQTKLDGMLQPIAPEWPLEQISRTDRVILRMALFELQNFKDVPAKVVINEAIELAKAFGNDNSSKFINGVLGTAYKRYIEKSTESDTKTSEAAEK